CTCCAGAGGGTCTATCGTTTTCATTCGCTCGATATATTTGATGagtaacaatttaaaatgCATTGGACATTTATTAATGCCGGCTCACCGTCAATatgtgtatttttatttactaaacttttaaatactgtttgtaaagttattttgggaaaataaaatatcaaaagtgctttaaattaatttatcaattaatttattaaataattaattatttaaaagtaatatttaataaatttactttttaaaattaaattaatgaattaaaataaaatatcaaaaatgttttaaattaatttttaatttaattaataattaatttattaaaaaataattttatatttaataaattatttaaacataacatttaataaatttatttattaaaattaaattaatgaattgaaataaaatatcaaaagtactttaaattaatttttaatttaatttatcaattaatttattaaataataattttttatttaataaattatttaaaaataatatttaataaatttatttttgaaaattaaattaatgaataaaaatttttaatttaactttaaatgtcaattataaaattttaatattaaataatttaaaattctgacAATAAAATCAACATAATCTAAAATATTCAACATCCTATTACATGCAATGACAATTTAGGACAACAAATGTCTGTAAAACGTCTTTGCTTTGTCACATATTGGAGATTGTGGCAAGTTTAATCTTGTACTTGACATATTGTAGCATTGTACTCTGTTTGTATGCACGcctgaaatttatttcaaaccCACATGACAACTCATGTCCATGAATTCAGGTTCATATGtgtataatatatcattttttcaatttcacataaatattaaatttacatttttttaccaaataaatattaaattgaaaaaaacagattcaaatgaataaattcaatcaaattaaaagagacacttttacattttataattaatataaatatttataataataaacatagtTATACGTTCGATTAAATTTGGTAATTGccaaaatgttaatatttgcTCAGCGCCAGCAGTCTGGTTGGTTCATTATCGAAGTCATTGGTGCGTGATTTATCGCGATTGATCGCTGCTTCGTTTAAGCCAACAGGGACCAACCGTACCGATTATTCAGCAGCTTCGAAAACCTGATATGAGCTTTGATCCATTCCTATTACCTTCTACCTAGATCGCGAACCAATGGAAGATAGAAGACAGAAGATGGAAGAGGCTACCGTCCTAGGACCTCTAATATTACACGGATCATTGCGTGCAATAATACGCCTCGGTTTGGAATTTACTAGCCATTTTATATGCGGTTTTacattaatgtaaaattatattctaagatataattttcaatgcatttttattctaaagacttttttttttaaaattcgacTTTAActcaatattttgatttttaaaaagtaaatatattgattatttattttatgaaataatatataaatttaagtagaaaattttcaattttcttaaaacaattTACCTGtaattttacagaaaaaaatttattagaattttgaagaactaaatttaaaaataaaaaaattttatttgattcaagaattcaagaaaaaaattaacaaatcaaCTGTTTGGCTTAAAAACCTTGTAGAGGATGCGGAAAAAATTGAATACGTCTATAAcaattactagcaaccttacaGTCACTAGtgaactttattaaataatgactttcgTTAAATTCCACTGTATTTTcgtaaatattaacaattttaaaaatataagctcatcccaatgtgacacttatcaagagctttcatttgagtactcacatgcattttcatatatttttcatatattcatatatataaatatacaaaatatatgaaaaattgatgtgggtactcaaattaaaggtctcaacgagtgtaacaccaggatgagcttatatctttaaaaatgtcaatattttacaagatatatattaaattgcactgtactttcttaactattgacgtttttaaagatataagctcatcccgatgttacactcatcaaaagctttcattcgagtacccacatgcatttttgatatatttttcatatatacatatatataatatatatataaatatatgaaaaattgatgtgggtactcaaatgaaaggtctcgataagtttaacatcgggatgagcttatatctttaaaaatgtcaatatttcacaagatacaaggtcatttcttaattatgtatctagagattgAGCACTtacgaatgcagcctaaatactggccacaaaatttttcttattctcttaatattatagataaaaaacaaatttatctactgtatataaaaaataataacctaATCAACAGTTTGGCTTAAAAATCTTGTCCCAATCGACAAAATGGCCCTTGATTCTTTAATTGTATTGTAATTGGCGCATAAAGCGCGCAATTAAGATTTCTAGTGATTAAAATAATGCTCATGAGTAGCAAAACAATTGTCAAAGTGATAAACGGTGTTGGTAAATTCCCTGGCACTGGAAACGATACACAATTCCTCGGAGATTAGATCCATAACCGGTATGCGGTATACGGCGTACATGCTCATGAATTTACTTCACTTCATTCAAATCCCGGGTTCTGTAACGTCAGAATGATTTAACATCCCagtttatatatacatatatatattaccgTTACCATGTATCACATACAGGCTTACGTgccattgaaataataaacctCCTCGCTGAAAGTATCGACATCGGCACTAACATTTATTgccatttattaaatttccaatAATTCTATGTGACTCAGTAATGTCTAGCTGGGTCTACCCAGCTTATTTATCCTCAATCGATTCTACCTGAAATGCCGGATAGCTGTAAATTAAAACCTGAGTTTTCAGGAACTTTTGGTGTACAGCGGAGTCAAAGAACAAGTAGAGGCGCTTTTCTTCCAAGGGTAGAACGGGAGAAAGCTTTACGTTAATTTTCACGAATCCGTTCAAGAGGCCGCTGCGCTCCAGCAGGATGAGGAAACGTTTTCCCAACAGAAAAGCGACTGGAAACAAAACTTGGAGTTTAATATTAAAGTGGAAAGTAGCGAGCCCGTGTAAATTTGTCAAATAAGTTTTTCCTCCACTGTCACCGTTAATAATTAAGAGTAACTTACAAATCTTCTTTAATGCTATTGTGgaaatctcaattttataattatgcttacttttttttttttttattaaaatatttggttatttttttgacataaaaaattttttattttattcctaaataaaaaatatttataaatcttagcgaagaataaaaaaaaccctcaattttataattattcttactttttttttttttattaaaatatttggttattttttttttaaaataggaaaacttttttttattttgttcctaaataaaaaatattattttttttattcagaataaaaaaaaaaccctcaattttataattatgcttactcttttttttttattaaaatatttgattatttttttgacataaaaaattggaaaactttttttattttattcctaaataaaaaatattattttttttattcagaataaaaaaaaaccctcaattttataattatgcttacttgttttttttttttattaaaatatttggtTATTTTTCTGAcataaaaagtagaaaaaaaccctaaattttataataaaaagtagctttttaatattttgtataaaaagaaacaatttaaaattgaacgGTAAAACTTTTAACTAAAAGAAAAGTTAGTAAAATAATCTTCAATAAAATCTATAGGTTTTTCACTCGATTAAAGCTCAAAGTTGttccaataatttaaataccaaattaacaattaacttGAGAACTTTCACCAACCTACGCTCTAATAAACTTCTGGCagttatttaactatttttattacactGTAATGCATAATAGAGacttaaaataactaaatgaataattataattactaatgATTCGATGTGTAGAAAGTATTTaatcgataattaaaaataaataaattctagcGATGAGTAAAACGGGAGATCGTAAATGTAATATTAATAGATGATTGCTAAATTAAACATGACCTCTTAATCCTTGTAggctttattattatcttggGCCTGGGGCGAGCTGGTTGGCTTGTCACGTTCGGTCGAGTCGGGTTTGGTCGAAGATTCAGCCCGATCATACAGATAGCTGGTCCCTCTCATCCCGCCCGGCGGCACTGTGCTGTCGTAAAAATAATCTCGCGGTCGATAAGACCTGGAACATTGAACACACGACAGGATATAATACAGGATATAATACAGAGCCGGTCTCTGGCTAGATAGTTAAGCTTTAAACCTTAAACCTCAAACCCTAAGCCCTTCTTCCGGTTCATTAAAGTGTCGTTCACCTCCCACCCGGCTCTGTTGCGTCACTCCTCAAAATACCGAGGAAAAAAGTCAACCCGAGCTTCCTCGCAAGACAAGACCGACCGGgaaagataaattaaactGAACTAAACTAAGCTAGCACAGAGTTTTAGTTCACAGTGAACTAATAAAACGATGAGTGGATAAAATTTAGTACTAATATTTAATCCTCCAAATAAATATCAGCTATTAAAATTCATCGGAGCATATTTATCCGCCTGAGAAAATTTAGagagtttaataaataagCGCCGGTACTCAATGTAATTGAATTCTGATTCAAAATCTGATTCGAGAGAAACTACACGTCATCTCGAAatgcaatataaatttattcatacagTTGGCcgcttgaaaataataaaagaaacataaataattactcaCCCTGGTTCTCGCTCTCGAGGGTTCAAGTCTTTCCAATTGTCTCTGGAATATATAacagtggaattttttattgtcatttttatattgCAGATTTTAAGAGTTATACACGCTTGggatttttaacaaatttagttcattttttaacttttcgctgtgaaaatcaattatctatattatcaaaaaaataagaaaaattttgtgtcattgcaaagatcTTAATTTGAATTCGTgatttttcaaggtttcatattagTCTcactgatagtcaatttattatcataagtatttaggctgcattcgaaaatgctctatctctagatacataattaagaaattaccttgtatctcgtgaactattgataatttaaagatataagctcatcttgatgttacactcatcgagacctttcatttgagtacccacatcaatttttcatatattttatatatctatatatatatatatatatatataaaatatatgaaaaattgatgtgggtactcaaaagaaagcttttgatgagtgtaacattgggatgagcttatatcttcaaaaatgtcaataattaagaactgattttgctatcttgttaactagtgacatttttaacgatataagctcatcccgattttacactcatcaagacctttcatttgagtacccacatcaatttttcatatattttatttatttatatatatatattagatatatgtatatatgaaaaatatataaaaatgcatgtgggtactcaaatgaaagctcttgatgagtgtagtatcagaatgagcttatatcttaaaaaatttcaatatttaagaaagtacagtgcaatttaacaaaagtcattatttaataaagcaaaattttaatttttttttaattcataagtcacatagtgactacaaggttgctagtttttattaaattgggaagttattgtctcttttataatttttaaaaattatatttataaataattatcttaaattattttttaaataaagatttaacaatttaaaatgcccaaaaaattttttctaccaaCATAACAtctagataataatttattaaattaattcaagacctttttttcaaagaaaactTCTAAAGATCTTTTACGcagaagcttaaaaaataattttctataataaatacatgtctattaattattaaaaaagtctCTTCAGAAAAAAACTCTTTTTTAAGCTTACGAcctctaaaataaaataaaattctaattacCCAGTGTCGCGATCTCGTCCAGGGGTCCTCCAAGTGTCTCTGTGTCCCATATAGTTCCAGGCACTGGCGTACCCTCTATCATATCCAGGTCCCCAAGTGCTCGACGAGTAGTGTCCTCGAGTGTCGAGACCACCTCGGCTAGGATATCTGTCGTACCAGTCGTATCGATCATCGTAGTACGGACGTCTGCGGTAGTTTCTTTCGTACGGGTCCGAGTTCTCATTTTCGTACCCGCTGCAATCGATAgattaatttaatgtcatttcgTTTAAATTGCTCATAATCATAATGATTATCACCGAATAATATTTAACAGCTTGGCGTTAATTCAAAACAACCTACCGATTGGGCTGATAGCGGTTGTAGCGATCGTATCGAGGAGGCTCGTCACTGGGACGTCTGTCATACGGCTCGTATTGATAGCCAGTATGGCGTTGATCCAAGTTGTCATAGCCATTCCCGCGGTCCGCAAACCGATCGTAGTTGCGGTCGTATCTCATGTCGTAGGGTCGATCTCGTCCCATGAGCATATCGTACCTGTAACACACGATCGCTTCATTAAACGTCCCATCAAATAGTTTGTAGAGTTATGTACAGTTATTATTGAACAAGCtcctaattaaaaactatcaacaataataatgataatgataataatgaagaGGCTCACCGGCTGTGGTAGGGCAGCGGTCGAGCGGGGTCAGGTCTGTAGGGCTCTCTGTCGTAATCATACGGCATTTTCGGTCTGTCGTAATCGTAAGCGGGCTTGCGATCGTAGTCCAGAGCCATTGCAGGAGCCCGCGGTCTCTCGTACTCATATCCGCGCTCGCGGTCGTAGTAGTCGTCATACCTGTCTCTGTATCTTCGGCTTTCTAAATCATCCTCGTAGTAATCGTGCCTCATTCGCGGTTTCCatctgttgaaaattttttttaattaattatgttactaataataagaataactagCAATtttgacttgtgaactataaaataaataaaattttggtttattaaataatgacttttgttaaattgcactgtaatttcttaatgatgtttttaaagatataagctcatcccgatgttacactcatcaagagctttcatttgaatacccacatgcattttcatatattttgcatatatacatacatataaaatatatgaaaaattgatgtgggtactcaaatgaaaggtctcaatgagtgttatatcaagatgagcttatatttttaaaaatgtcattagttgacaataTAGCAAAgttagttcttaattattaacattttttaagatataagctcatcctaatgttacactcatcaagagctttcatttgagtacccacatgcattttcatatatttttcatatattcatatatataaatatataaaatatatgaaaaattgatgtgggtacttaaatgaaaggtctcgatgagcgtaatattaagatgagcttatatcttcaaaaatatcattagttgacaagatagcaaagttagtcaattcttaattattgacattttttaagatataagctcatcccgatgttacactcattgagagctttcatttgagtacccacatgcattttcatatatatatatatatatatatatatatatatatatatatatatatacatctatatgatatatataaatatataaaatatatgaaaaattgatgtgggtgttcaaatgaaaggtctcgatgagtgtaatatcaagatgagcttatatcttcaaaaatatcaatagttgacaagatagcaaagttagtcagttcttaattattgacattttttaagatataagctcatcccgatgtaacactcatcgagagctttcatttgagtacccacatgcattttcatatatatacatatatatgatatatataaatatataaaata
This genomic interval from Cotesia glomerata isolate CgM1 linkage group LG1, MPM_Cglom_v2.3, whole genome shotgun sequence contains the following:
- the LOC123269712 gene encoding uncharacterized protein LOC123269712, translated to MACGATNYIFFYSALFLGLISASIKFVRAEESSLPSISASSSPSSTPSPLVATTLGNLFRQARSEHYYTARYGSDGSSVSSGAIGVRAGPEHRDAAYYEQRCITCDSNKSPPAYRGWKPRMRHDYYEDDLESRRYRDRYDDYYDRERGYEYERPRAPAMALDYDRKPAYDYDRPKMPYDYDREPYRPDPARPLPYHSRYDMLMGRDRPYDMRYDRNYDRFADRGNGYDNLDQRHTGYQYEPYDRRPSDEPPRYDRYNRYQPNRGYENENSDPYERNYRRRPYYDDRYDWYDRYPSRGGLDTRGHYSSSTWGPGYDRGYASAWNYMGHRDTWRTPGRDRDTGDNWKDLNPREREPGSYRPRDYFYDSTVPPGGMRGTSYLYDRAESSTKPDSTERDKPTSSPQAQDNNKAYKD